The Couchioplanes caeruleus sequence CAGCGGGTCGACGGGCTGCCGGGGCGTCCCGGCGGGCCCGGCGCCGGCGAAGGTCCGCAGCAACCGCGCGGTGATGCTCGGCGCGATCAGCGCGTCCCCCTCGGCGGCGGCCTGCACGGCCTGGGCGAGCAGCGCGGCGCCCGCCTCCTTGAGCAGGAAGCCGCGGGCGCCCGCGCGCAGCGCCGCGTACACCAGCTCGTCGAGGTCGAAGGTGGTGATGACCACGACGGCGAGGGGGTCGGCGACGCCCGGGCCGGCGAGCAGTTTGGTCGCCTCGATGCCGTCCATGCCGGGCATGCGGATGTCGAAGAGGCAGACGTCGGGGCGCAGCCGCCGGGCGAGCTCCACGGCCTGGCTGCCGTTGGCGGCCTCGCCCACCACGGTGATGCCGGGGTGGGTGTTGAGCAGCATCGTCAGCCCCGTACGGACGATCTCCTGGTCGTCGGCGACGACGACGCGGATGCTCATGCGCCTGTGCCGGAGCGGGGCAGGGTGGCGGTGACGGTCCAGCCGCGGCCCGGGCCGGGGCCCGCCGCGCAGATGCCGCCGAGCAGGCCGGCGCGTTCCACCATGCCGGCGATCCCGTACCCGGCCGGTCCCTGGCCGGTCCCGCCGTCGCCGTCGTCGCTGACCCGAAGATGTACGGCGTCCGCGTCGGCGTCGACGCGCACCTCGATGCGGCGCGCGTGCCGGGCGTGCCGCCGGGCGTTGGTCACGGACTCCTGGGCCAGGCGGTAGACCGCGGCGTCGACCGAGGGTGCCACGTCCGCCACGTCGCCGGTGATCTCGACGGCCACCTCGGCCCCGCCGCGGCCGCGCCCGGCGAAGTCCGTCACGTCGCGGATGCCCGGGCTGGGCGCGAGGTCGGCGGGTTCGCCGCGGCGCAGGACGCGGACCATCGCCCGCATCTCGGCGAGCGCCCGCGCCGCCTCCGCCTCGATGAGCCGCAGCGCGTCGGCCGCCGCGCCGGGGTCGGCCGCCGAGGTGGCCAGCCCGGCCTGCGCCCGGATCGCCATCGCCGACACGTGGTGCGCGACGGTGTCGTGCAGGTCGCGGGCGAGCCGCTCGCGTTCGCGCAGCCGCACCCCGTCGAGCTCCCGCTGCCGGGCCCGGGACCGGTAGCGGAACGCCAGGCCCAGCGCGGTGACGGTGGGCAGGACGGCGAGCCCGGCCAGGGCGTCCTCGAGC is a genomic window containing:
- a CDS encoding response regulator — translated: MSIRVVVADDQEIVRTGLTMLLNTHPGITVVGEAANGSQAVELARRLRPDVCLFDIRMPGMDGIEATKLLAGPGVADPLAVVVITTFDLDELVYAALRAGARGFLLKEAGAALLAQAVQAAAEGDALIAPSITARLLRTFAGAGPAGTPRQPVDPLTEREEQVLLTVATGRTNSEIAEELHISLSTVKTHIASLMTKLGARNRVEIAMWAYDNRRVPRP
- a CDS encoding sensor histidine kinase, which produces MHLLRSVWDEPRPPAAPARVWRDWALVAVLAVLIPVEALLRPELPARIPTTALLLALLPTLLWRRTRPLPAVAVAFGATTLFPLVTGGAGAESYATAYLLFLPYALVRWGSGREITLGSTIIAIKILVWFAVGPAELEDALAGLAVLPTVTALGLAFRYRSRARQRELDGVRLRERERLARDLHDTVAHHVSAMAIRAQAGLATSAADPGAAADALRLIEAEAARALAEMRAMVRVLRRGEPADLAPSPGIRDVTDFAGRGRGGAEVAVEITGDVADVAPSVDAAVYRLAQESVTNARRHARHARRIEVRVDADADAVHLRVSDDGDGGTGQGPAGYGIAGMVERAGLLGGICAAGPGPGRGWTVTATLPRSGTGA